One Dethiosulfovibrio faecalis genomic region harbors:
- the purC gene encoding phosphoribosylaminoimidazolesuccinocarboxamide synthase, whose amino-acid sequence MEIREMLYEGKAKRLYATDDPDALYLKYKNSLTAFNAKKKAEMEGKGELNNMISSWIFRYLKSKGIDSHFIERIDELSQLVKPVTIVPLEVVVRNVTAGSICRRLGVEEGMKLPRPLAEFYYKEDELDDPLVIRDHAVLFGWATDEELDRMTEMALTVDSVLSELFSSIDIDLVDFKLEFGKDKEGNILLADEISPDTCRFWQKGTRQSLDKDRFRKDLGDVLGAYREIWRRLSEKKEDN is encoded by the coding sequence ATGGAGATCCGTGAAATGCTGTACGAGGGAAAGGCAAAGAGACTCTACGCTACCGACGACCCCGACGCCCTATATCTGAAGTATAAAAACTCCCTTACCGCCTTCAACGCCAAGAAAAAGGCGGAGATGGAGGGAAAAGGAGAACTGAACAACATGATAAGCTCCTGGATATTCAGATATCTGAAGAGCAAGGGCATAGACAGTCACTTCATCGAAAGGATCGACGAGCTTTCACAGCTGGTAAAACCGGTCACCATAGTCCCTCTGGAGGTGGTGGTCCGCAACGTCACAGCCGGTTCCATATGCAGAAGGCTCGGGGTCGAGGAGGGAATGAAGCTTCCCAGACCTCTGGCGGAGTTCTATTATAAAGAGGACGAGCTGGACGACCCTCTCGTCATAAGAGACCATGCGGTGCTCTTCGGATGGGCCACCGACGAAGAACTGGACAGGATGACCGAGATGGCCCTCACGGTGGACTCGGTGCTTAGCGAGCTCTTCTCCTCCATAGATATAGACCTGGTGGACTTCAAGCTGGAGTTCGGCAAGGACAAAGAAGGCAACATTCTGCTGGCCGACGAGATCTCCCCGGACACCTGCCGTTTCTGGCAGAAGGGGACCAGACAGAGCCTGGACAAGGACCGTTTCCGCAAAGACCTGGGAGACGTGCTCGGAGCTTACAGGGAGATATGGCGCCGTCTTTCCGAGAAGAAGGAGGATAACTGA
- the lepA gene encoding translation elongation factor 4: MDPKRIRNFSIIAHIDHGKSTIADRMLEFTGTIDKRNMKEQVLDSLELERERGITIKSVPVRMDYTASDGEKYVLNLIDTPGHVDFSYEVSRSLAACEGALLVVDAAQGVEAQTLANAYKAIDQDLEIIPVINKIDLPSARPDEIRQEIEDVVGLDASDAVLASAKNGIGIEDALERVVGIVPPPKGDADAPLRALIFDSVYDNYRGVICYIRVVDGRISAGDEIIFMVTGRRYTVEDVGVFRPGFTSVESLGVGEVGYLTASIKTLDEARVGDTVTFYNKKADKPLPGYQAVKPVVYCGFYPVDRDEYTQLREALEKLKLNDASIEFEPETSTALGFGFRCGFLGLLHMDITRERLQREFDVQLVATAPNVVYRMETKKGEEIEAHRPSDFPEVGDIASVSEPMIRLTVYVPSDYVGKVMQLCQEKRGTFVSMDYITPERARAIYDLPLAEFIVDFYDKLQSQTRGYASLDYEHVGFGEAKLVKVDVLINHEPVDAFSFICHQDDAYHRGQQAIRKLKEIIPRQMFEVPLQASVGSKIIVRSNVKALRKDVLAKCYGGDITRKRKLLEKQKKGKEKMKMIGKVSIPPDAFMSFLNMDDESN; encoded by the coding sequence ATGGATCCTAAAAGGATAAGAAATTTTTCGATTATAGCTCATATCGATCACGGTAAGTCCACCATAGCCGACAGGATGCTGGAGTTTACCGGTACTATCGATAAGAGAAACATGAAGGAACAGGTTTTGGATTCCCTCGAGCTCGAAAGGGAGAGGGGAATAACCATAAAGTCCGTTCCGGTACGCATGGACTATACCGCTTCGGACGGCGAAAAGTACGTGTTGAACCTTATCGATACCCCGGGCCACGTGGACTTCAGTTACGAGGTATCCCGGTCTCTCGCCGCCTGCGAGGGGGCTCTGTTGGTGGTGGATGCTGCTCAGGGGGTGGAGGCTCAGACCCTTGCCAACGCGTATAAGGCCATCGATCAGGATCTGGAGATAATTCCGGTCATAAACAAGATAGACCTTCCCTCCGCACGTCCCGACGAGATTCGCCAGGAGATAGAGGACGTGGTCGGTCTGGACGCCTCCGATGCCGTGTTGGCGAGCGCCAAGAACGGAATAGGCATTGAGGATGCCCTGGAGAGGGTGGTGGGGATTGTTCCCCCTCCGAAGGGAGACGCAGACGCTCCTCTGAGGGCTCTGATATTCGACTCGGTGTACGATAACTATCGAGGGGTCATATGCTACATAAGGGTCGTGGACGGAAGGATCTCTGCCGGAGACGAGATAATTTTCATGGTCACCGGCAGACGCTACACCGTCGAGGATGTCGGGGTGTTCCGTCCGGGTTTCACCTCCGTCGAGTCCCTGGGGGTCGGGGAGGTCGGCTATCTTACAGCCAGCATAAAGACCCTGGACGAGGCAAGGGTCGGGGATACCGTCACCTTCTACAACAAAAAGGCAGATAAGCCACTTCCGGGCTATCAGGCTGTAAAGCCGGTGGTCTATTGCGGTTTCTACCCTGTGGACAGGGACGAATATACCCAGCTTAGAGAGGCTCTCGAAAAGCTGAAGCTGAACGACGCTTCCATAGAGTTCGAGCCAGAGACCTCGACCGCCCTCGGCTTTGGTTTTCGCTGCGGTTTTCTCGGGTTGCTCCACATGGATATAACCAGGGAGAGGCTTCAGAGGGAGTTCGACGTTCAGCTGGTGGCGACGGCCCCCAACGTCGTTTACAGGATGGAGACCAAAAAAGGCGAGGAGATAGAGGCCCACAGGCCCTCGGATTTTCCCGAGGTCGGGGATATCGCCTCCGTGTCGGAGCCTATGATAAGGCTCACCGTTTACGTTCCTTCCGATTACGTCGGGAAGGTCATGCAGCTCTGTCAGGAGAAGAGGGGTACCTTCGTGTCCATGGACTATATCACTCCCGAGAGGGCGAGGGCGATTTACGATCTTCCTCTGGCGGAGTTCATCGTCGACTTTTACGATAAGCTTCAGTCCCAGACGAGGGGTTATGCCTCCCTGGACTACGAGCACGTGGGATTCGGAGAGGCCAAGCTGGTCAAGGTCGACGTTCTCATAAACCACGAGCCGGTGGACGCTTTCTCCTTTATCTGCCATCAGGACGACGCGTATCACAGAGGTCAGCAGGCGATCAGGAAGTTAAAGGAGATAATTCCGAGACAGATGTTCGAGGTTCCTCTTCAGGCTTCTGTGGGATCCAAGATTATAGTCCGTTCCAACGTTAAGGCCCTGAGGAAGGACGTTTTGGCCAAGTGCTACGGCGGTGATATAACGAGGAAGAGGAAGCTTCTGGAGAAGCAGAAGAAGGGCAAGGAAAAGATGAAGATGATAGGGAAAGTTTCCATTCCTCCCGATGCCTTTATGTCCTTCCTCAACATGGACGATGAAAGTAACTAG
- the hemW gene encoding radical SAM family heme chaperone HemW: MKVTSHILDFEGGREGLSEPLSVYLHVPFCRSKCPYCSFASSVPRLGDVDLYLSALESELIGLSRLSGGPLSVRTLYIGGGTPTVLSVEEWIRLMDLLDRYIDRGSIEEFSVEANPESLSDGHLRFWRDRGISRISIGVQSLDDDELRWLGRLHDSNEARRAVIASVASGFDVSGDLMFGLKGQTLRKWHRSLKALAELGVGHMSLYQLTLDNDSFWGKKPPEGVFDGYGHYRWAQWYLPRIGFDQYEIASFALEGRWSLHNLAYWNRDNVLGLGPGAWGYLNGLRYENDPSLSGYCDSVRSSGFAVVYSERIGGVAEASESAILALRTKWGIDLDGFCRRFGSGAKARLLKCLSEIPDNCLDWRKGSVALTRKGMRVANSIWERLLWEE, encoded by the coding sequence ATGAAAGTAACTAGTCATATCCTCGATTTCGAGGGAGGTAGAGAGGGGCTTTCCGAGCCCCTCTCTGTTTACCTTCACGTGCCTTTCTGTAGGTCCAAATGTCCTTACTGTTCTTTCGCCAGCTCTGTTCCTCGTCTTGGGGACGTGGACCTTTATCTTTCGGCTTTGGAGTCGGAGCTTATCGGACTGAGTCGGCTATCCGGAGGGCCCCTTTCGGTCAGGACCCTCTACATAGGAGGAGGAACTCCCACGGTCTTGTCAGTTGAGGAATGGATCAGGCTGATGGATCTGCTGGATCGATATATCGACCGTGGTTCGATCGAGGAGTTCTCCGTAGAGGCGAACCCCGAGAGCCTTTCCGACGGCCATCTTCGGTTTTGGAGGGACAGAGGGATCTCCCGAATCAGTATAGGGGTTCAGAGTCTGGACGACGACGAGCTTCGATGGCTCGGTAGACTTCACGATTCGAACGAGGCGAGACGGGCTGTTATTGCGTCGGTGGCGTCCGGTTTCGACGTCAGCGGTGATCTGATGTTCGGCCTGAAGGGGCAGACCCTCAGAAAATGGCACCGGAGCCTAAAGGCCTTGGCGGAGCTGGGGGTCGGTCATATGTCTCTGTATCAGCTTACCTTGGATAACGATTCCTTTTGGGGGAAAAAACCGCCCGAGGGGGTCTTCGACGGTTACGGCCACTATCGATGGGCCCAGTGGTATCTGCCGAGGATCGGTTTCGACCAGTACGAGATAGCGAGTTTCGCCCTCGAAGGGCGCTGGAGCCTGCACAACCTGGCCTATTGGAACAGGGACAACGTCCTGGGGCTCGGGCCGGGAGCCTGGGGATATTTAAACGGTCTGAGGTACGAGAACGATCCGTCCCTGTCTGGGTATTGCGATTCGGTGAGGTCCTCCGGTTTTGCGGTGGTCTACAGCGAGAGGATCGGCGGCGTCGCCGAGGCGTCCGAGTCGGCCATACTGGCATTGAGGACCAAATGGGGAATCGATCTGGACGGTTTCTGTCGAAGGTTCGGATCTGGAGCGAAGGCCCGGTTGTTGAAGTGTCTCTCGGAAATTCCCGATAACTGTCTCGACTGGAGAAAGGGCTCGGTGGCCCTGACCCGTAAGGGAATGAGGGTGGCTAATTCCATATGGGAGAGGCTTCTGTGGGAGGAGTAG
- a CDS encoding YgiQ family radical SAM protein, whose protein sequence is MLDRRDFLPVNRDDMEARGWNELDFLFVSGDAYVDHPSFGPAVICRCLEAAGFKVGIIAQPDWRGREDFTAMGRPRLGVLVSAGNLDSMLNKLTAARNRRRSDSYSPGGALGHRPDRATLVYCNIARELWGDVPLIIGGVEASLRRMAHYDYWSDKVRRSILIDSRADILVYGMGERQILEIASRLASGESVSDLTDIGGTCYRSSSVPEEAIEVPSFEEVQKDKRAFAEAFRLWYGEQDPFRGRSVCQRHGDKTVVQLPPAMPLSTEEMDGVYDLPYVREPHPMYDDLGGIPAIEEVRFSIVSHRGCFGDCSFCAISAHQGRIIQARSHRSILKEAERLVSMDGFKGYIHDVGGPTANFRHPSCSKQLKVGTCRDRRCMAPKPCPSLDTDHSDYMALLRKIRMLPKVKKVFIRSGIRYDYLMECGDESYLEEICRHHVSGILKVAPEHCSPRVLKLMGKPSIDVFLKFKKAFDRINERIGKKQYLIPYLISSHPGATLKDAVVMAEFLRDLGHIPDHVQDFIPTPGSLSTCMYYSEMDPYSGRSLFVAKRGHDKALQRALLQYDRAENRALVVEALEKTGRTDLIGRGPECLVRNYTEKKRTDKKTEKVRVRKEKKRGRRGGR, encoded by the coding sequence ATGTTGGATCGCAGAGATTTTCTTCCTGTGAACAGGGACGATATGGAGGCCCGGGGCTGGAACGAGCTGGATTTTCTGTTCGTGAGCGGAGATGCCTATGTGGATCATCCGAGCTTCGGGCCCGCCGTGATATGTCGATGTCTCGAGGCGGCGGGTTTTAAGGTCGGAATAATCGCACAGCCGGACTGGCGGGGGCGAGAGGATTTTACCGCGATGGGCCGTCCCAGGCTGGGGGTGTTGGTGTCGGCGGGGAATCTCGATTCGATGCTCAACAAACTGACCGCTGCGAGGAACAGGAGAAGAAGCGATAGCTATTCGCCTGGAGGGGCGCTCGGTCACAGGCCGGACAGGGCTACCTTGGTCTACTGTAATATAGCGAGAGAGCTCTGGGGCGACGTCCCGTTGATTATAGGAGGGGTGGAGGCCAGCCTGAGAAGGATGGCCCATTACGATTATTGGTCCGATAAGGTGAGACGGTCCATACTGATCGACAGCCGTGCGGATATCCTTGTCTATGGAATGGGGGAACGACAGATTCTGGAGATAGCCTCGAGGCTGGCCTCCGGCGAGTCTGTGTCGGATTTGACCGATATCGGAGGGACCTGTTACAGGTCTTCGTCGGTTCCGGAAGAGGCCATAGAGGTTCCCTCTTTCGAGGAGGTTCAGAAGGACAAGAGGGCTTTTGCCGAGGCTTTTCGGCTTTGGTATGGAGAACAGGATCCCTTCAGGGGAAGGTCCGTCTGTCAGAGGCACGGAGATAAAACGGTTGTCCAGCTTCCCCCTGCCATGCCTCTGTCGACCGAGGAGATGGACGGCGTCTACGATCTTCCCTACGTCAGGGAGCCCCATCCCATGTACGACGATTTGGGCGGGATTCCGGCGATAGAGGAGGTCCGCTTCAGCATAGTGAGCCATAGAGGCTGTTTCGGAGACTGTTCGTTCTGTGCCATTTCGGCCCATCAGGGCAGGATAATCCAGGCCAGGAGCCATCGTTCCATATTGAAAGAGGCGGAGAGATTGGTCTCCATGGACGGTTTTAAGGGGTACATCCACGACGTTGGAGGTCCTACTGCCAACTTTCGTCATCCATCATGCTCGAAGCAGTTGAAGGTCGGAACCTGTCGAGATCGACGCTGTATGGCGCCTAAACCCTGCCCCTCTCTGGATACGGATCATTCGGACTATATGGCTCTTTTGAGGAAGATAAGGATGCTCCCCAAGGTCAAGAAGGTGTTCATACGATCGGGCATCAGATACGACTATCTCATGGAGTGTGGCGACGAAAGCTATCTCGAGGAGATATGTCGCCATCACGTCAGCGGAATATTAAAGGTGGCTCCCGAACACTGTTCCCCCCGGGTCCTTAAGCTTATGGGCAAACCCTCTATAGACGTGTTCCTCAAGTTCAAGAAGGCTTTCGATAGGATCAACGAAAGGATAGGCAAGAAGCAGTATCTCATTCCCTATCTGATATCCAGTCACCCCGGTGCGACTTTGAAGGATGCCGTTGTCATGGCGGAGTTCCTGAGGGACCTGGGGCACATCCCGGATCACGTTCAGGATTTCATACCTACGCCAGGCAGTCTGTCCACCTGTATGTATTACTCCGAGATGGATCCCTATTCTGGAAGGTCTCTCTTTGTCGCCAAAAGAGGTCACGATAAGGCGCTTCAGAGGGCTTTGTTGCAGTACGATAGGGCGGAAAACAGGGCCCTGGTGGTGGAGGCGCTGGAAAAAACGGGGCGGACCGATCTTATAGGCAGAGGTCCTGAATGTCTCGTTAGAAACTATACCGAAAAAAAGAGGACCGATAAAAAGACGGAGAAGGTCCGGGTACGAAAGGAAAAGAAAAGAGGACGGAGGGGTGGGAGATGA
- the murB gene encoding UDP-N-acetylmuramate dehydrogenase, translating into MIRVLRMLESMGIPFSLNEPLKNHCTWRIGGPADLFVQPRTDEEVAATVSAFRRNDVPWLVIGRGSNLLFDDDGFRGAILKIGRSLGGFEIREDRVTVRAGTWAPCLARASASAGLSGLEHAVGIPGNVGGLIAMNGGSLRRSIGDSVEWVRFLDEDGALKVFSPDECGFSYRRSRFQDGRRVVVAAGFRLKRSTPGEVRSEMENVLKERRRKFPLNYPNCGSVFSNDTEIFPLWGAPGRVIECCGLKGLRMGDAMVSEKHANFIINLGEAGSSDVIGLVRTIRSVVRDSIGRDIPCEVRYVEPEKGMVPLHEIFRSGDNPRLEQKEQEKGS; encoded by the coding sequence ATGATACGAGTTCTTCGTATGTTGGAGAGTATGGGGATTCCTTTCTCCTTAAACGAACCTCTGAAAAATCACTGTACGTGGAGGATCGGGGGGCCGGCGGACCTTTTCGTCCAGCCCCGCACCGACGAGGAAGTGGCCGCCACGGTCTCCGCTTTTCGCCGTAACGACGTTCCCTGGTTGGTGATAGGCAGAGGGTCCAACCTGCTCTTCGACGACGACGGTTTCCGAGGGGCGATACTGAAGATCGGCAGGTCCTTAGGGGGATTCGAGATCCGAGAGGACCGCGTTACGGTAAGAGCCGGCACGTGGGCCCCCTGTCTGGCGAGGGCCAGCGCCTCCGCCGGACTTTCCGGATTGGAGCACGCAGTAGGGATTCCGGGAAACGTCGGTGGATTGATAGCCATGAATGGAGGCAGTCTCAGAAGGTCCATCGGCGATTCGGTGGAGTGGGTTCGCTTCCTGGACGAGGACGGAGCCCTTAAGGTGTTCTCTCCCGACGAGTGCGGCTTTTCATATCGTCGTTCCCGCTTTCAGGATGGACGGAGGGTCGTGGTGGCGGCCGGGTTCCGGCTGAAGAGGTCAACGCCCGGCGAGGTGAGATCCGAGATGGAGAATGTTCTCAAGGAAAGAAGACGGAAGTTTCCTCTGAACTATCCGAATTGCGGATCGGTCTTCAGCAACGATACGGAGATATTCCCACTTTGGGGAGCTCCGGGAAGGGTAATAGAGTGTTGCGGACTAAAGGGGCTTCGAATGGGCGATGCCATGGTGAGCGAAAAACACGCCAACTTCATAATAAATCTAGGGGAAGCCGGCTCCTCCGATGTGATAGGGTTGGTCAGGACGATTCGGTCGGTAGTTAGGGATTCCATAGGTCGAGATATACCCTGCGAGGTCAGATATGTGGAGCCAGAAAAGGGCATGGTTCCCCTACACGAGATCTTCCGGTCAGGCGATAACCCAAGATTAGAGCAGAAGGAGCAAGAAAAAGGGTCATAA
- a CDS encoding amino acid ABC transporter ATP-binding protein codes for MKKNCEVLIKVEDLHKSFDDEKVLNGVSIDIKEGDLVSIIGPSGCGKSTFLRCINGLELLDSGTISVAGKILRRDPSERQTGQRFMKTAHDMRKEIGIVFQGFNLFPHKTVIENVMLAPMVVKKKSYEEAEEIARAILSKVGLLGYAGRYPVTLSGGQAQRAAIARALAMAPKVMLYDEPTSALDPELVGEVLQVMRDLDAEGMTQVLVTHAMHFARDASDYVVFMDRGEIVEISDGDEMFSNPKNERTRNFLRHMMEVA; via the coding sequence TTGAAAAAGAACTGCGAGGTCCTCATAAAAGTAGAGGATCTCCACAAGAGTTTCGACGACGAGAAGGTGCTCAACGGGGTGTCCATAGACATCAAGGAGGGAGATCTAGTCTCCATAATCGGTCCTTCCGGATGCGGCAAGTCCACTTTCCTGAGGTGTATAAACGGGCTGGAACTTCTGGATTCCGGGACAATCTCAGTAGCGGGCAAGATTCTGAGGCGAGATCCCTCTGAACGGCAAACCGGACAGAGATTTATGAAGACCGCTCACGATATGAGGAAAGAGATAGGCATAGTGTTCCAGGGATTCAACCTTTTTCCCCATAAGACCGTGATCGAAAACGTCATGCTGGCTCCCATGGTCGTAAAGAAGAAGTCCTATGAAGAGGCGGAGGAGATAGCCAGAGCCATCCTTTCCAAGGTCGGCCTTCTGGGATACGCCGGACGATATCCGGTTACCCTTTCCGGTGGTCAGGCTCAGAGGGCCGCCATAGCCCGGGCCCTCGCCATGGCTCCGAAGGTGATGCTTTACGACGAGCCTACCTCGGCTTTGGATCCCGAGCTGGTCGGAGAGGTCCTCCAGGTAATGAGGGATCTCGACGCCGAGGGAATGACCCAGGTGCTTGTGACCCACGCCATGCATTTCGCCAGAGATGCTTCCGATTACGTCGTGTTTATGGACCGTGGCGAGATAGTCGAGATCTCCGACGGAGACGAGATGTTCTCAAACCCCAAGAACGAGAGGACCAGAAATTTCCTTCGTCACATGATGGAGGTTGCCTGA
- a CDS encoding ABC transporter substrate-binding protein/permease (The N-terminal region of this protein, as described by TIGR01726, is a three transmembrane segment that identifies a subfamily of ABC transporter permease subunits, which specificities that include histidine, arginine, glutamine, glutamate, L-cystine (sic), the opines (in Agrobacterium) octopine and nopaline, etc.) — MFRLLSVFCAFFFSFLSVTGAFASNTMSPGVLTWGGDTEGGAPYMFHHADDIGELVGYEVEIVEAIAEQMGLSTRFVQNGWDNLIPGLERHLYDISIDGLEITPEHSDVVDFSMPYYVTHLQIAVRRDNFDITDLESCKGRVVGTLKQSYSQYVLDSLEGVEVRTYADEINAYTDLVNGRLDATLFDAPIALYYGGPMREVKFVGPEIGRIEYGIAVCKGEEELLSQLNQAIMTLRDDGTIRFILERWNLWNSLSAEEFQDLGPVKTTPDRYNGWIESHRPDSTWKDTVRRYMSFMPKLGRAAVTTIEVSLAAMVLAVLLGLCLAIVRVFGPAPLAVLSTWYVEIIRGTPVLIQLFFIFYGLPNVGIKLDPFTAGVIGLGLNYAAYEAEIYRAGLMAVPAGQMEAALGLGMTRRESLRHVVVPQAVRMVLPPVTNDFISLLKDSSLVSVITLVDLTKAYGQIATTYYDYFGTGLIVAAIYFLLGYPFIRLARWTEAKLEASLIPDRVRRQRKSGLGMRLF, encoded by the coding sequence ATGTTCCGCCTACTGTCGGTCTTTTGTGCGTTCTTTTTCTCTTTTTTATCGGTTACCGGAGCCTTTGCCTCCAATACCATGTCTCCCGGCGTCCTGACCTGGGGAGGCGATACGGAGGGCGGAGCTCCCTATATGTTCCACCATGCTGACGACATAGGTGAACTCGTAGGCTACGAGGTGGAGATAGTCGAGGCCATAGCGGAACAGATGGGGCTTTCCACTCGATTCGTCCAGAACGGATGGGACAATCTCATCCCGGGGTTGGAAAGACATCTGTACGATATATCCATAGACGGGCTGGAGATTACGCCGGAACACAGCGACGTCGTCGATTTTTCCATGCCCTATTACGTCACCCATCTTCAGATAGCGGTGAGAAGGGACAATTTCGACATCACCGATCTCGAATCCTGCAAGGGCAGGGTGGTAGGGACGTTGAAGCAGTCTTACTCTCAGTACGTCCTTGACTCTCTGGAAGGGGTGGAGGTCCGTACCTACGCCGACGAGATAAACGCCTATACCGATCTTGTCAACGGAAGGCTGGACGCCACCCTTTTCGACGCCCCTATCGCCCTCTATTACGGAGGTCCTATGAGAGAGGTCAAGTTCGTAGGCCCGGAGATAGGCAGAATCGAGTACGGAATAGCGGTGTGCAAAGGTGAAGAGGAGCTTTTGAGCCAGTTGAATCAGGCCATAATGACCCTTAGAGACGACGGCACTATCCGTTTTATACTGGAGAGGTGGAACCTGTGGAATTCCCTGTCTGCAGAGGAGTTTCAGGATCTAGGGCCGGTCAAGACGACTCCGGACAGATACAACGGATGGATTGAGAGCCATAGGCCCGATTCCACATGGAAGGATACGGTTCGAAGATATATGTCTTTCATGCCAAAGCTTGGAAGGGCGGCTGTCACTACGATAGAGGTGTCGCTGGCTGCGATGGTATTGGCGGTGCTCCTCGGATTGTGCCTCGCCATCGTCAGGGTGTTCGGACCTGCGCCTTTGGCGGTGTTGTCGACGTGGTACGTAGAGATCATAAGAGGGACTCCCGTTTTGATTCAGCTTTTCTTCATTTTCTACGGTCTCCCAAACGTAGGCATAAAGCTCGATCCCTTCACCGCCGGGGTGATAGGTTTAGGGTTGAACTACGCCGCCTACGAGGCCGAGATATACAGGGCGGGATTGATGGCGGTTCCGGCCGGTCAGATGGAGGCGGCCTTGGGATTGGGAATGACCAGGAGAGAGTCTCTGCGCCACGTCGTGGTTCCTCAGGCGGTCAGGATGGTGTTGCCTCCTGTGACCAACGATTTTATCTCTTTATTGAAGGATTCCTCTCTGGTCTCCGTCATAACTTTGGTGGATCTCACCAAAGCTTACGGACAGATAGCTACGACCTATTACGATTATTTCGGGACGGGATTGATCGTGGCGGCGATTTATTTTCTTCTGGGATACCCCTTCATCCGACTGGCTCGTTGGACCGAGGCCAAGCTGGAGGCCTCTCTGATACCAGACAGGGTCCGCCGGCAGAGAAAAAGCGGTTTGGGAATGAGGCTTTTTTGA
- the speD gene encoding adenosylmethionine decarboxylase produces MTEDRIKLYGFNNLTKSLCFNLYDICYAQSLVERKEYIKYIDDEYSADRLTAILSDVADIIGATILNVAKQDYEPQGASVTMLIAEEPVPPELRGSESERGQSASPGPLPNTVIGHLDKSHITVHTYPEQHPDNGISTFRADIDVSTCGRISPLRALNYLIHRFNPDIACIDYRVRGFTRDIDGNKYFIDHDINSIQDFISKDTINRYNMYDVNVYQENLFCTRMTLRDFDLDDYLFHISADDIRPSKKKIIMDKIKTEMAEIFSGRNLKSFN; encoded by the coding sequence ATGACGGAAGATAGAATAAAACTGTATGGTTTCAACAATCTTACAAAGAGCCTGTGCTTTAACCTGTACGATATATGCTATGCTCAAAGTCTGGTGGAGCGTAAGGAGTACATAAAGTATATCGACGACGAGTATTCCGCCGATAGGCTCACCGCCATCCTGAGCGACGTGGCGGATATCATAGGGGCCACCATCTTGAACGTGGCCAAACAGGACTATGAGCCTCAGGGTGCCAGCGTAACGATGCTGATAGCGGAGGAACCCGTTCCTCCGGAGCTCAGAGGCAGCGAGTCGGAGAGAGGGCAGTCCGCTTCGCCTGGGCCTTTGCCCAATACCGTGATAGGTCATCTCGACAAGAGTCACATAACGGTCCATACCTATCCGGAACAACATCCGGATAACGGTATAAGCACCTTCAGGGCCGATATAGACGTGTCCACCTGTGGAAGGATATCGCCTCTGAGGGCTTTGAATTACCTGATCCACAGGTTCAATCCCGATATCGCCTGTATAGATTATCGTGTAAGAGGGTTTACCAGAGACATAGATGGCAATAAGTACTTCATCGATCACGATATAAACTCCATACAGGACTTTATCTCGAAGGACACCATAAACAGGTACAACATGTACGATGTCAACGTTTACCAGGAAAACCTTTTCTGCACCAGGATGACCCTCAGGGATTTCGACCTGGACGATTATCTGTTTCACATAAGTGCGGACGATATCCGACCCTCAAAGAAAAAGATAATCATGGACAAGATCAAGACGGAGATGGCGGAGATCTTCTCTGGAAGGAACCTGAAGTCCTTCAACTGA
- the yedF gene encoding sulfurtransferase-like selenium metabolism protein YedF, which yields MQTVDARGKMCPQPVIMTKKAIEAGASEIKVIVDNAIAGQNVTRLLKSKGFEVVLEAENDLDIAVTGVRGEGPSEGEDGTNPTEDTQERSHGPSGGSKAIAVIITKDILGGADRDLGEILIKGFLGTLHQLDDELIPETLAFMNEGVRLALKDSSTCESIIELEKKGCRILVCGTCVNHFGIADQVGVGEISNMFDISEAMLKADSILSL from the coding sequence ATGCAAACAGTGGACGCCAGGGGAAAGATGTGCCCTCAGCCTGTGATAATGACGAAGAAAGCCATAGAGGCAGGGGCCTCGGAGATCAAGGTGATAGTGGACAACGCCATCGCCGGACAGAACGTCACGAGATTGCTCAAAAGCAAGGGATTCGAGGTTGTCCTGGAGGCGGAAAACGACCTGGATATAGCTGTCACGGGAGTCAGAGGAGAAGGTCCTTCCGAGGGAGAAGATGGAACTAACCCGACCGAAGATACACAGGAAAGAAGCCATGGACCATCCGGCGGCAGTAAAGCCATAGCCGTCATCATCACCAAAGACATCCTGGGAGGCGCCGATAGAGACCTGGGGGAGATCCTTATAAAAGGCTTCCTAGGAACCCTTCATCAACTGGACGACGAACTTATACCGGAGACCCTGGCCTTCATGAACGAGGGAGTAAGACTGGCTCTCAAGGACAGTTCGACCTGCGAAAGCATAATCGAACTGGAGAAAAAGGGATGCAGGATTTTGGTCTGCGGAACCTGCGTAAACCACTTCGGCATAGCCGATCAGGTGGGAGTCGGAGAGATATCCAACATGTTCGACATCTCCGAGGCCATGCTAAAAGCCGATTCCATACTCTCGCTGTAA